The DNA window CCGGGCGTCGCGAACATCTTCCCGATGCAGTTCGACACCGCCCAGGCCGCCTTCCAGGCCGGTTACCTGGCCGCCGGGATGAGCAAGACCGGCAAGGTCGGCACCTACGGCGGCCTGCCGATCCCGCCGGTGACCATCTTCATGGACGGCTTCGCCGACGGCGTGGCGTACTACAACAAGGCCAAGGGCAAGAGCGTCCAGGTGCTGGGCTGGGACAAGGCGACCCAGAAGGGTTCCTTCACCAACGACTTCGCCAAGCAGGACGAGGGCAAGAAGGTCTCCGACACCCTGGTCGCCCAGGGCGCGGACATCATCATGCCGGTCGCCGGCGGCTCCGGCCTCGGCACCACCGCCGCGGCCCAGGCCTCCGGCGGCAAGTACTCGGTCATCTGGGTGGACGTCGACGGCTGCGACAGCACCCCGAACTGCTCGACGCTGCTGACCACCGTGGTCAAGAACATCCCGGACGCCGTCAAGGAGGCCGTGCTCAAGGCCGCCGGCGGCGAGAAGCTCCAGGCCACCCCGGGCTTCGTCGGCACCCTCGCCAACAACGGCGTCTCGATCGCGCCGTACCACGAGTTCGACAGCAAGGTCCCGGCCGACCTGAAGGCCGAGGTCGAGAAGATCAAGGCGGACATCGCCGCCGGCACCATCACGGTCACCTCGAAGGCCCAGCCGGCCAAGTGACCGCTCCGCCGGCCGCCGTGGCGCGACCATCGGCGGCGGAGGCCGGCGGACCCCAGGCATGACGACCGGCCGCCTCGACGTACGCGGGACCTCCCGCGGCGCCGGGGCGGCCGGTCCGCGCTCCATTCCGCCCGGCCCGGCCCGGTGACCGGCTGACAGCGGCCCCGCCCCTCATCGCTCGCACTCCCGGAGGTTGCGCTGAGACTCGAACTGCGCGGCATCACCAAGCGGTTCGGTGATCTGGTCGCCAACGACCACATCGACCTGACGGTGGAGCCTGGAGAGATTCACGCCCTGCTCGGCGAGAACGGCGCCGGCAAGTCGACCCTGATGAACGTCCTCTACGGCCTCTACCAGCCTGACGAGGGCGAGATCCTGGTCGACGGGAAGCCGCTGAAGCTGAGGGGCCCGTCGGACGCGATCGCGGCCGGGATCGGCATGGTGCACCAGCACTTCATGCTGGTGCCGGTCTTCACCGTCGCCGAGAACATCATGCTCGGCGCCGAGCAGGTCCGGGGTGGCCTCGCCGGCTTCCTCGACCGGCGGCGTGCGCGGCGCGAGGTCGCCGAGGTCTCCGAGCGGTACAACCTCCGGGTGGACCCGGACGCCGTGGTCGAGGACCTGCCGGTCGGCATCCAGCAGCGGGTCGAGATCGTCAAGGCCCTCACCCGCGACGTCGACCTGCTCATCCTCGACGAGCCGACCGCCGTGCTCACCCCGCAGGAGACCGAGGAACTGCTCGCC is part of the Micromonospora olivasterospora genome and encodes:
- a CDS encoding BMP family lipoprotein — translated: MRFASAVVAGGLVLGAAACGEAPKDDNTAAGTGGKKYSACMVTDVGGIDDKSFNTSAWKGLEEAQKANGNIDIKYVASKAEADYEVNLTGYVNQKCDFILAVGGLMEKATKKIAEANPNQQFGIVDANPGVANIFPMQFDTAQAAFQAGYLAAGMSKTGKVGTYGGLPIPPVTIFMDGFADGVAYYNKAKGKSVQVLGWDKATQKGSFTNDFAKQDEGKKVSDTLVAQGADIIMPVAGGSGLGTTAAAQASGGKYSVIWVDVDGCDSTPNCSTLLTTVVKNIPDAVKEAVLKAAGGEKLQATPGFVGTLANNGVSIAPYHEFDSKVPADLKAEVEKIKADIAAGTITVTSKAQPAK